In Dama dama isolate Ldn47 chromosome 9, ASM3311817v1, whole genome shotgun sequence, the following proteins share a genomic window:
- the DNAJB1 gene encoding dnaJ homolog subfamily B member 1 produces the protein MGKDYYQTLGLARGASDEEIKRAYRRQALRYHPDKNKEPGAEEKFKEIAEAYDVLSDPRKREIFDRYGEEGLKGSGPSGGSSGGTNGTSFSYTFHGDPHAMFAEFFGGRNPFDTFFGQRNGEEGMDIDDPFSGFPMGMGGFTNMNFGRSRPAQEPTRKKQDPPVTHDLRVSLEEIYSGCTKKMKISHKRLNPDGKSIRNEDKILTIEVKRGWKEGTKITFPKEGDQTSNNIPADIVFVLKDKPHNIFKRDGSDVIYPARISLREALCGCTVNVPTLDGRTIPVVFKDVIRPGMRRKVPGEGLPLPKTPEKRGDLIIEFEVIFPERIPQTSRTVLEQVLPI, from the exons ATGGGAAAGGACTATTACCAGACGCTGGGCCTCGCCCGCGGTGCGTCGGACGAGGAGATCAAGAGGGCCTACCGCCGTCAGGCGCTGCGTTACCACCCGGACAAGAACAAGGAGCCCGGCGCTGAGGAGAAGTTCAAGGAGATCGCCGAGGCCTACGACGTGCTCAGCGACCCGCGCAAGCGCGAGATCTTCGACCGCTACGGGGAGGAAG GCCTGAAGGGCAGTGGCCCCAGCGGTGGGAGCAGCGGCGGTACTAACGGTACCTCCTTCAGCTACACATTCCATGGAGACCCTCATGCTATGTTTGCTGAGTTCTTCGGTGGCCGAAATCCCTTTGACACCTTTTTTGGGCAGCGCAACGGGGAGGAAGGCATGGACATCGATGACCCGTTCTCTGGCTTCCCCATGGGCATGGGTGGCTTCACCAACATGAACTTTGGCCGCTCCCGCCCTGCCCAAGAGCCCACCCGAAAGAAACAAGATCCCCCCGTCACCCATGACCTTAGGGTCTCACTTGAAGAGATCTACAGCGGCTGTACCAAGAAGATGAAAATCTCCCATAAGCGGCTGAACCCCGACGGAAAGAGCATTCGCAATGAAGACAAAATCTTGACCATCGAAGTGAAGCGGGGGTGGAAAGAAGGGACCAAAATCACCTTCCCCAAGGAAGGAGACCAGACTTCCAACAATATTCCAGCCGATATTGTCTTTGTTTTAAAGGACAAGCCACACAATATCTTTAAGAGAGATGGCTCTGATGTCATTTATCCAGCCAGGATCAGCCTTCGGGAG GCTCTGTGTGGCTGTACAGTGAATGTCCCCACTCTGGACGGCAGGACCATACCCGTTGTGTTCAAAGATGTCATCAGGCCTGGCATGCGGCGAAAAGTTCCCGGAGAAGGCCTCCCTCTCCCTAAAACGCCGGAGAAACGTGGGGACCTCATTATTGAGTTTGAAGTGATCTTCCCCGAAAGGATTCCCCAGACGTCAAGAACCGTTCTTGAGCAGGTTCTTCCGATATAG
- the LOC133061638 gene encoding small EDRK-rich factor 1-like, whose product MSTSKPYEAVWSGLKGQAGGNQRELTRQKNMKKSQEISKGKRKEDSPTTSQRKQRDSEIMQQKQKAANDKKSMQTREQ is encoded by the exons ATGTCAACTTCGAAGCCCTATGAGGCTG TCTGGTCTGGCCTGAAAGGTCAGGCAGGTGGAAATCAGCGAGAACTTACCCgccagaaaaacatgaagaaatccCAGGAAATTagtaagggaaaaagaaaagaggatagCCCGACTACCTCTCAGAGGAAGCAGCGGGACTCTGAGATCATGCAACAAAAGCAGAAGGCAGCCAATGATAAGAAGTCTATGCAAACAAGAGAGCAATAA